A portion of the Leptospira broomii serovar Hurstbridge str. 5399 genome contains these proteins:
- a CDS encoding alpha/beta hydrolase: MISVSLTGVLQASDESKSNLENSYHIEDGKFTGVGNISIHYRSYRSKNASKPRVLVVQHGIGEHGGRYENLLEALAGKGYNVYLIDSRGHGKSEGDRGVITDFNQFLTDLNQLIGIAKQKEGVSRVTLMGHSMGALIALFYAGDPSYQANLDRLVLSSLPIEVKTNFIAKVKKAMLGLIAGTSPGFTISTGLDAATLSRDEKAVAAYKNDPLVHDKAGAYLGDFILNSKEKALEKASKINLPVYLFHGKEDAIALSVGTEEAFAAIPSKDKTMKIYEGLFHETMNELPQDRAQVLKDLVAWLASH; encoded by the coding sequence ATGATATCGGTTTCTTTGACTGGAGTTCTCCAGGCGAGTGATGAAAGTAAATCTAATTTAGAAAATTCCTACCATATTGAAGACGGAAAATTCACAGGCGTGGGTAATATTTCCATCCACTACCGAAGCTATAGATCGAAGAATGCCTCCAAACCTAGAGTTTTAGTCGTTCAACACGGAATCGGAGAACACGGCGGGAGATACGAAAATCTATTAGAGGCCCTGGCCGGAAAAGGATATAACGTTTATTTAATTGATTCTCGCGGTCATGGAAAATCGGAAGGGGATCGCGGTGTCATAACGGATTTTAACCAATTTCTAACCGACCTGAATCAGCTGATCGGAATCGCAAAACAAAAAGAAGGAGTTTCCAGAGTAACGTTGATGGGTCATTCGATGGGGGCACTGATCGCTCTCTTCTATGCGGGAGATCCTAGCTACCAGGCAAATTTAGATCGATTGGTCTTAAGCAGTCTGCCCATCGAGGTAAAAACGAATTTTATCGCAAAAGTAAAAAAAGCGATGCTCGGATTAATTGCGGGCACCTCACCCGGCTTTACGATCTCTACCGGTCTCGATGCTGCGACGCTGTCTAGGGACGAAAAGGCAGTGGCTGCTTATAAAAACGATCCGCTAGTCCATGATAAGGCGGGCGCATATCTAGGTGATTTTATACTTAACTCGAAGGAAAAAGCTTTGGAAAAAGCTTCCAAAATTAATCTTCCAGTTTATTTGTTTCACGGAAAAGAAGATGCGATCGCACTTTCGGTCGGAACGGAAGAAGCCTTTGCAGCGATTCCCTCGAAAGATAAAACGATGAAGATCTATGAAGGACTCTTTCACGAAACCATGAACGAACTTCCGCAGGATAGAGCTCAAGTCTTGAAAGACTTAGTCGCTTGGTTAGCGTCTCACTAA